The Prochlorococcus sp. MIT 1300 genome has a window encoding:
- a CDS encoding glucose-1-phosphate adenylyltransferase, which yields MKRVLAIILGGGAGTRLYPLTKMRAKPAVPLAGKYRLIDIPISNCINSSINKMYVLTQFNSASLNRHLTQSYNLSAPFGQGFVEVLAAQQTPESPSWFEGTADAVRKYQWLFQEWDVDEYLILSGDQLYRMDYSLFVEHHRSQGADLTVAALPVNAEQAEAFGLMRTDKEGNIQEFREKPKGDSLKAMAVDTSRFGLKPEDALERPYLASMGIYVFSRATLFDLLNKNPGHKDFGKEVIPEALSRGDKLKSYVFDDYWEDIGTIGAFYESNLALTQQPSPPFSFYDEKFPIYTRPRYLPPTKLVDAQITESIIGEGSILKSCSIHHCVLGVRSRVERDVVLKDSLVMGSDFYESSEERSLLRKGGGIPLGVGQGTTVKGAILDKNTRIGNNVTIINKDHVEEGDCPDKGFYIRNGIVVVVKNATISDGTII from the coding sequence ATGAAGCGTGTTTTGGCAATAATTCTTGGGGGAGGAGCTGGTACTCGCCTTTATCCTCTTACCAAGATGCGGGCTAAACCTGCAGTACCTCTTGCAGGAAAGTATCGACTGATTGACATTCCAATTAGTAATTGCATCAACTCAAGCATCAACAAGATGTATGTGTTGACTCAATTCAATAGCGCCTCGCTAAATAGGCATTTAACTCAGAGTTATAACTTGAGTGCACCTTTTGGCCAAGGTTTTGTTGAGGTCTTGGCAGCCCAACAGACACCTGAGAGTCCTTCGTGGTTTGAAGGAACTGCAGATGCAGTCCGCAAATATCAGTGGCTTTTTCAAGAATGGGATGTTGACGAATATTTAATTCTTTCTGGTGATCAACTTTATAGGATGGATTACAGCCTTTTTGTTGAGCATCATCGGTCCCAAGGAGCAGATCTTACAGTAGCTGCTCTTCCTGTAAATGCAGAACAAGCAGAAGCTTTTGGCCTCATGAGGACTGATAAGGAAGGCAATATTCAAGAGTTTCGAGAGAAGCCGAAGGGGGACTCTCTTAAAGCCATGGCTGTTGATACCTCACGCTTTGGATTAAAGCCTGAAGATGCTCTTGAACGTCCCTATCTTGCTTCTATGGGGATTTATGTATTTAGTAGGGCTACTCTTTTTGACTTACTTAATAAAAATCCTGGTCATAAAGACTTTGGGAAAGAGGTCATTCCAGAGGCTTTATCTCGAGGAGATAAGTTAAAAAGCTATGTTTTTGATGATTATTGGGAAGATATTGGAACTATAGGTGCATTTTACGAGTCTAATCTTGCACTTACTCAACAACCATCACCCCCATTTAGTTTCTATGATGAGAAATTCCCAATTTATACTCGACCAAGATATTTGCCCCCTACCAAATTAGTTGATGCACAAATCACAGAATCAATTATTGGGGAAGGATCAATACTTAAATCTTGTAGTATTCATCACTGCGTACTTGGTGTCCGGAGTCGTGTTGAGAGGGATGTAGTACTTAAAGACTCCTTAGTAATGGGATCTGACTTTTATGAATCTTCAGAAGAAAGAAGTCTTTTACGAAAAGGAGGGGGCATTCCTTTAGGGGTTGGACAGGGAACAACTGTTAAAGGAGCTATTCTTGATAAAAACACTCGTATTGGAAATAATGTCACGATTATCAATAAGGATCATGTTGAGGAGGGAGATTGCCCTGATAAAGGTTTTTATATTCGCAATGGAATCGTAGTGGTCGTAAAGAATGCAACAATTTCAGATGGAACAATTATTTGA
- the gndA gene encoding NADP-dependent phosphogluconate dehydrogenase, with the protein MAKAHFGLIGLGVMGENLVLNAERNGFSSVVYNRTFSKTEQFLSGSAAGRDIQGAVDLKDFVNKLERPRRILMMIKAGSAIDAVIEQISPYLEEGDLLIDGGNSEFRDTERRVAELESKSFGYIGMGVSGGAKGALEGPSMMPGGTKASYEAIEALVSKMAAQVEDGPCVTYIGPGGSGHFVKTVHNGIEYGIEQILAEAYDLMKRVFNFDSPEIADVFAEWNKTEELSSYLVEITEVCLRTKDPEDNSYVVEKILDKAGQKGTGLWTVMSALELGASVPTIYASLNARVMSSLKSDREIAESTLSGPNTVFDFDCSQEDISNLTDAVVLASIASYAQGLDLLRVGSDQYNYELSMPHIAKIWKGGCIIRSRLLNRIQEAFTKNPGLSNLLIDTWFAEQVKIRLVGLSKIVAIAAANGVPVPCLSSTLDYINSYRTARLPQNLVQAMRDCFGSHTYQRVDKEGTFHTHWLD; encoded by the coding sequence ATGGCCAAGGCACATTTCGGTTTGATTGGTCTGGGAGTTATGGGGGAGAACCTTGTACTCAATGCGGAGCGGAATGGATTTTCCAGCGTCGTGTACAACAGAACTTTTTCAAAAACTGAACAATTTCTTAGTGGTTCTGCTGCTGGGAGAGATATTCAAGGTGCAGTAGACCTTAAAGATTTTGTCAACAAGTTGGAACGTCCAAGGCGCATTTTGATGATGATTAAGGCAGGTTCTGCAATTGATGCCGTAATTGAGCAAATTTCTCCATATTTGGAAGAGGGTGATTTACTTATAGATGGAGGCAATTCGGAATTCCGTGACACTGAACGTCGAGTCGCTGAACTGGAGAGTAAGAGTTTTGGTTATATAGGCATGGGTGTTTCTGGAGGAGCCAAGGGGGCTTTAGAAGGTCCAAGCATGATGCCAGGTGGCACCAAAGCTTCTTATGAAGCAATAGAAGCTTTGGTTTCCAAAATGGCAGCCCAAGTAGAAGATGGCCCTTGTGTTACATACATAGGTCCAGGAGGATCAGGACACTTTGTTAAAACCGTCCATAACGGTATTGAGTATGGCATCGAGCAAATTCTTGCTGAAGCATATGACTTGATGAAGCGTGTATTTAACTTTGATAGCCCTGAGATTGCTGATGTATTCGCTGAATGGAATAAAACTGAGGAACTTTCCTCTTACCTTGTAGAGATAACAGAAGTCTGCTTGAGAACAAAGGATCCTGAAGACAATTCTTACGTTGTTGAGAAAATTTTGGATAAAGCTGGTCAGAAAGGAACAGGGCTTTGGACTGTTATGAGTGCTCTTGAATTAGGTGCTTCTGTTCCGACTATTTATGCTTCTTTAAATGCTCGTGTTATGAGTTCATTGAAGAGCGATCGGGAAATTGCTGAGTCGACACTTAGTGGACCTAATACCGTTTTTGATTTCGATTGCTCTCAAGAAGACATTTCTAATTTGACTGATGCAGTTGTGTTGGCAAGTATTGCAAGTTATGCCCAGGGCTTGGATTTATTGAGGGTTGGGTCTGATCAATACAACTACGAGCTTTCTATGCCTCATATCGCTAAAATTTGGAAAGGTGGTTGCATTATTAGATCTCGTTTACTCAACCGGATTCAAGAGGCATTTACTAAGAATCCAGGGCTATCCAACTTATTGATAGATACTTGGTTCGCTGAACAGGTCAAGATTCGACTTGTTGGTTTATCGAAGATTGTTGCTATTGCCGCAGCAAATGGTGTTCCAGTCCCTTGTTTAAGCAGCACTCTTGACTACATCAATAGTTATCGAACGGCTCGCTTACCTCAAAACTTAGTGCAAGCAATGCGAGATTGTTTTGGGTCTCATACCTACCAACGAGTAGATAAGGAAGGTACTTTTCACACCCATTGGCTTGATTGA
- the pgl gene encoding 6-phosphogluconolactonase, with translation MASYHLEKATNSDDFARRAAETIASYIDLALDQRDRAQIALCGGSTPQLAYSFLGEEHIPWDRVDIFLGDERWVDPLSETSNALMIKRTLLSGGLASKAVFNEVPTIDLPSPKDSAKAYASLIEKTCLGNPPLFDLTVLGLGTDGHTASLFPGTDSLNVKNEWVTVGNGNGMKRITLTEPVLSASRKVIFLVAGSNKKTAIRRLMDPNEPPSRTPGRLVNPTSEILVLADQFASEGL, from the coding sequence ATGGCTTCTTATCATCTCGAAAAGGCAACTAATTCAGATGACTTCGCTAGACGAGCTGCTGAAACTATCGCCTCCTACATAGATCTAGCTTTAGATCAACGAGATCGTGCTCAAATTGCATTGTGTGGTGGATCTACACCTCAACTTGCATATTCTTTTCTGGGTGAAGAGCACATCCCTTGGGATCGCGTAGATATTTTCTTGGGAGATGAGCGTTGGGTTGATCCTCTAAGTGAGACAAGTAATGCACTAATGATCAAACGAACACTACTTTCAGGAGGCTTGGCCTCAAAAGCAGTTTTTAATGAAGTTCCTACAATTGACCTTCCTAGTCCTAAGGATAGTGCGAAAGCATATGCCTCATTAATTGAGAAAACTTGTTTAGGAAACCCTCCACTTTTTGATTTGACTGTTTTGGGCCTTGGCACAGACGGTCATACAGCTTCGCTATTTCCTGGAACAGATTCTTTAAATGTTAAGAATGAGTGGGTAACTGTCGGAAATGGTAATGGTATGAAAAGAATTACTCTTACTGAGCCCGTATTGAGTGCTTCGCGTAAGGTGATTTTTCTAGTTGCAGGTAGCAATAAGAAAACAGCAATAAGACGCTTGATGGACCCCAATGAACCTCCCTCAAGAACACCTGGAAGATTGGTAAATCCTACTTCTGAAATATTGGTATTGGCAGATCAATTTGCATCAGAAGGGCTTTGA
- a CDS encoding CIA30 family protein: MVLFDVNRFNAWTSLNDSIMGGSSEATCHVCEDGLLLEGELIEDGGGFVSCKSPLILPPLNLSSYRALQLEVDGEGRTLKLALACRDKFFGLSELIQGGIRWIASVPTNSKGTTNFQVPFSSLEPTIRAKPVNFPVSFNKSTITQLQLLHSKFGQPGELNEGFRAGPIRILIRSISAIH; encoded by the coding sequence ATGGTTCTTTTTGATGTGAACCGATTCAATGCTTGGACATCACTTAATGATTCAATAATGGGAGGGAGTAGTGAGGCAACTTGCCATGTCTGTGAAGATGGTCTTTTACTAGAAGGTGAATTAATTGAAGATGGAGGGGGCTTTGTGAGTTGTAAATCTCCTTTAATTTTACCTCCTTTAAATTTGTCTTCATATCGTGCTCTTCAGTTAGAAGTTGATGGGGAAGGAAGGACCCTTAAGCTTGCTTTGGCTTGCCGAGATAAATTTTTTGGCCTTTCTGAATTGATTCAAGGAGGTATCCGTTGGATTGCTTCCGTTCCTACTAATTCAAAAGGGACAACAAATTTTCAAGTCCCATTTAGTTCTTTGGAACCAACCATTCGCGCAAAACCTGTAAATTTCCCTGTTAGTTTCAATAAGTCGACTATCACACAATTGCAACTACTTCATTCTAAGTTTGGGCAGCCTGGTGAACTGAATGAGGGATTCCGCGCTGGTCCTATAAGAATTCTTATTCGTTCAATTAGTGCAATCCATTAG
- the ilvD gene encoding dihydroxy-acid dehydratase, which yields MFRSKAITQGVQRSPNRAMLRAVGFKDGDFDKPIIGIANGYSTITPCNIGLNQLALRSEEAIRLAGAMPQMFGTITVSDGISMGTEGMKYSLVSREVIADSIETACNAQSMDGVLAIGGCDKNMPGAMISMARMNIPAVFVYGGTIKPGKLKGNDLTVVSAFEAVGQLASGKINEAELIEVEKNACPGAGSCGGMFTANTMSAAIEVLGLSLPYSSTMAAEDEEKCDNAARSAEVLVEAIKGNIRPLDLLTKKAFENAISVIMAVGGSTNAVLHLLAIARTAGVELTIDDFEVIRQRVPVICDLKPSGRYVTVDLHKAGGIPKVMKILLDGGLLHGECRNIEGKSIKEILENVPSEVSTEKMVIRPLSNPLYSKGHLAILKGNLAQEGSVAKISGIKNPVLTGPAKVFESEEECLEAILKNQITAGDVVVVRYEGPVGGPGMREMLAPTSAIVGQGLGDKVALITDGRFSGGTYGLVVGHVAPEAAVGGNIGLIHEGDSITVDANERLIQINVDNSELERRRSVWKKPQPRYKHGILGKYSRLVSSSSTGAVTDQP from the coding sequence ATGTTCCGATCAAAAGCAATAACCCAAGGAGTACAAAGATCACCTAACCGGGCAATGTTAAGAGCCGTAGGTTTTAAAGATGGGGATTTTGACAAGCCAATTATTGGTATCGCTAATGGATACAGCACCATTACACCATGCAATATTGGCCTAAATCAGCTGGCCCTGCGATCAGAAGAGGCAATTAGATTAGCTGGAGCAATGCCTCAAATGTTTGGCACGATAACGGTCAGCGATGGTATCTCAATGGGCACAGAGGGCATGAAATATTCTCTTGTCTCTCGAGAGGTAATTGCCGATTCCATCGAAACTGCCTGCAATGCTCAAAGTATGGATGGTGTATTAGCTATTGGGGGCTGTGACAAAAATATGCCGGGTGCAATGATTTCTATGGCGAGGATGAATATTCCGGCTGTTTTTGTATATGGAGGCACAATAAAACCTGGCAAGTTAAAGGGTAATGATCTAACTGTAGTAAGTGCATTTGAAGCCGTTGGCCAGCTTGCCAGTGGAAAGATTAATGAAGCTGAGCTTATAGAGGTTGAAAAGAATGCTTGCCCTGGCGCAGGCAGTTGTGGGGGAATGTTTACCGCGAACACAATGTCTGCGGCAATTGAGGTTCTTGGATTAAGTTTGCCTTATAGCTCAACAATGGCGGCTGAAGATGAAGAAAAGTGTGATAATGCTGCAAGAAGTGCTGAAGTACTTGTAGAAGCTATTAAAGGAAATATTCGCCCTCTTGATCTTTTAACAAAAAAAGCATTTGAAAACGCAATTAGTGTAATTATGGCTGTAGGAGGATCTACGAATGCTGTATTACACCTCCTGGCAATTGCACGAACTGCAGGTGTGGAATTAACTATTGACGATTTTGAAGTTATTAGACAAAGGGTACCTGTTATTTGTGATTTAAAGCCTAGTGGTCGCTATGTGACAGTCGACCTACATAAAGCTGGAGGAATTCCAAAAGTCATGAAAATCCTACTTGATGGGGGATTACTTCATGGCGAATGTCGAAATATAGAAGGCAAATCAATAAAAGAAATACTTGAGAACGTACCGTCTGAGGTTTCAACAGAAAAAATGGTGATTAGGCCACTCTCAAATCCTCTTTATTCCAAAGGGCACCTAGCAATCCTGAAAGGAAATTTAGCTCAAGAAGGAAGTGTGGCAAAAATAAGTGGAATTAAAAACCCTGTTCTTACTGGCCCAGCAAAAGTTTTTGAAAGTGAAGAAGAATGTCTTGAAGCTATCTTGAAAAATCAGATCACTGCGGGTGATGTGGTTGTCGTACGTTATGAAGGCCCAGTAGGTGGACCCGGTATGCGAGAAATGCTTGCTCCAACTTCAGCCATTGTTGGTCAAGGACTGGGAGACAAAGTTGCCTTAATAACAGATGGTCGGTTTAGTGGTGGCACTTATGGACTCGTAGTAGGCCATGTGGCCCCCGAGGCGGCTGTAGGAGGGAATATTGGCCTAATTCACGAAGGTGACAGCATCACAGTTGATGCAAATGAACGCCTTATTCAAATAAATGTGGACAATTCTGAGCTGGAAAGACGCCGTTCGGTTTGGAAAAAGCCTCAACCAAGATACAAACATGGGATTCTTGGGAAATACTCACGCCTAGTGAGCAGTTCAAGTACAGGAGCAGTTACAGATCAACCTTAA
- a CDS encoding uracil phosphoribosyltransferase produces MTISLKIVVPPHPLIAHWLTVLRSDQTPAPLYATGLEEIGRWLSYEALREWLPYRIEKVCASGCEVEGTVIESNIPLLSITIRPGGLELWQGARKVVPNARISIEGIPKNIERNAGVLVFIDQIASGETLLKILKELEKQEVQPERLRVISAIASSPGLQTIGEAIKELTIYTTCIDAELTEKGSICPGIGDPSLRLRTRIHSSN; encoded by the coding sequence ATGACCATAAGCCTAAAAATAGTTGTTCCTCCTCATCCGCTAATAGCACATTGGTTGACGGTGTTACGGAGCGATCAAACCCCTGCACCACTCTATGCAACAGGTCTGGAGGAAATTGGTCGATGGCTTAGCTATGAAGCCTTACGTGAATGGCTTCCATATCGTATAGAAAAAGTGTGTGCCTCGGGATGTGAAGTTGAGGGGACAGTAATTGAATCGAATATTCCATTGCTTTCAATAACCATTCGCCCAGGGGGGTTGGAGTTATGGCAAGGAGCTAGAAAAGTAGTCCCAAATGCTCGGATATCTATTGAAGGGATTCCAAAGAACATTGAAAGGAATGCGGGAGTCCTTGTATTCATTGATCAAATTGCGAGTGGTGAGACCCTTTTAAAAATCCTTAAAGAGCTAGAGAAACAAGAAGTTCAACCAGAGAGATTAAGAGTTATAAGCGCTATAGCAAGCAGTCCAGGACTACAAACTATTGGGGAAGCTATCAAGGAGCTAACCATTTACACAACATGTATAGATGCTGAATTGACTGAAAAAGGCTCCATTTGTCCAGGTATAGGAGACCCTTCTTTGCGTTTGCGCACCAGAATTCATTCCTCGAACTAA
- a CDS encoding pentapeptide repeat-containing protein translates to MFYLINFSKRAKAFLSFLLLFWLIGFHVVEAKAITPPEIRGQRSEAITQDMRGRDLKGYEFVKDDLRGVDFSEADLRGVVFNNTLLQSSSLKESDMEDVVAFASIFDGSDLSGANLTNALLMQSTFKDSLIEGADFTNAVLDISQQKSLCERANGVNSRTGISTQESLAC, encoded by the coding sequence ATGTTCTATTTAATCAATTTCTCTAAGCGAGCTAAAGCCTTTCTTTCGTTTCTGCTTCTATTTTGGCTTATTGGATTTCATGTCGTTGAGGCTAAGGCGATCACTCCTCCTGAAATAAGAGGTCAGCGAAGTGAGGCAATCACCCAAGATATGCGAGGAAGAGACCTTAAAGGTTATGAATTTGTCAAGGATGATTTGCGAGGAGTTGACTTTTCCGAAGCAGATCTTCGTGGAGTAGTTTTTAATAACACCCTATTGCAATCCTCAAGTCTAAAAGAGTCGGACATGGAGGATGTAGTCGCCTTCGCAAGTATTTTTGATGGTTCAGATCTTAGTGGTGCCAATCTAACTAATGCACTCTTAATGCAAAGTACTTTTAAGGATTCACTTATTGAAGGAGCTGACTTTACCAACGCTGTGCTGGACATTAGTCAGCAGAAATCCTTATGTGAAAGAGCTAATGGTGTTAATTCACGTACCGGTATAAGCACACAAGAAAGTCTTGCGTGTTGA
- a CDS encoding GTP-binding protein, producing the protein MNQRIPVTVITGFLGTGKTTVLRHLLLHSKQRLAVMVNEFGSVGLDGDLIRTCGFCPEEEIEGRLVELNNGCLCCTVQDDFLPTMEKLLGRADDLDGIVIETSGLALPRPLLQAIEWPAVRNRIFVNGVVTLVDGEAVSAGSPVGDLLALEKQRADDPNIDHINSVQDLFSNQLSSADLVLISRADKLSTNQIDNLKTHLSELVRSGTPLLPTTYGNINPEIVLGMQVGSRKDLNDDHDHDHDHDHDHDHDHDHDHEHVEIVSENVRLELPFDPVLIEKLLPKLSAKYKVVRLKGRCWLPGKVFPLQLQMVGPRLSTWFEKSPEEAWRPKSGGIDLVILTFNAGTAKAISRELLQAALENKDE; encoded by the coding sequence ATGAACCAGCGTATACCTGTAACTGTTATCACAGGCTTTCTCGGAACAGGGAAAACCACTGTTTTACGCCATTTACTTCTTCATTCAAAACAGCGGTTAGCTGTAATGGTCAATGAATTTGGAAGTGTTGGTTTGGATGGCGATCTCATTCGAACATGCGGCTTTTGTCCAGAGGAGGAGATTGAAGGAAGACTGGTTGAACTTAATAACGGATGTCTTTGTTGCACTGTGCAGGATGATTTCCTTCCAACGATGGAGAAATTGCTTGGTCGAGCAGACGATCTTGATGGAATTGTTATTGAGACTAGTGGACTTGCATTGCCCAGACCTTTACTGCAGGCCATTGAATGGCCTGCAGTACGAAATCGAATTTTTGTAAATGGGGTTGTAACTTTGGTAGATGGAGAAGCTGTTTCTGCTGGTAGTCCTGTTGGAGATCTTTTGGCATTAGAGAAACAACGAGCGGATGATCCGAACATTGACCATATAAACTCTGTTCAGGACCTTTTCTCGAACCAACTAAGTTCTGCTGACCTGGTTTTAATTAGTCGCGCAGATAAATTATCAACTAATCAAATTGATAATTTAAAGACTCATCTTTCAGAATTGGTACGGTCAGGGACCCCTTTATTGCCAACTACCTACGGGAACATTAATCCAGAGATTGTGCTTGGTATGCAAGTAGGTTCACGAAAGGATTTGAATGATGACCATGACCATGACCATGACCATGACCATGACCATGACCATGACCATGACCATGACCATGAACATGTTGAGATTGTTAGTGAAAATGTACGTTTAGAATTACCTTTTGACCCTGTCTTGATAGAGAAACTTCTGCCAAAATTATCTGCAAAGTATAAGGTTGTACGTTTAAAGGGGCGGTGCTGGTTGCCTGGAAAAGTTTTCCCTCTTCAATTACAGATGGTGGGTCCTCGACTAAGTACTTGGTTTGAAAAGTCACCAGAGGAGGCTTGGAGGCCTAAATCGGGAGGAATTGATTTAGTGATTTTAACTTTTAATGCAGGTACTGCTAAAGCTATTAGCAGAGAATTGCTGCAGGCGGCTTTGGAAAACAAGGATGAATAA
- the purS gene encoding phosphoribosylformylglycinamidine synthase subunit PurS codes for MSYFKARVDVSLRPSVLDPAGEAARSAAQKLGVKGISKLRIGKAIDLELEAPDEDEARRRVELLSDRLLANPVIEDWTFDVESIQSSKFS; via the coding sequence GTGTCCTACTTTAAAGCTCGCGTAGATGTTAGTTTAAGACCTTCAGTGCTAGATCCTGCAGGAGAGGCTGCTAGATCGGCAGCTCAGAAGCTTGGAGTTAAAGGTATTTCCAAGTTGCGAATTGGCAAGGCTATTGATCTTGAGCTAGAGGCGCCAGATGAGGACGAGGCTCGCAGACGTGTTGAGCTTTTGAGTGATCGCTTATTGGCTAATCCTGTAATTGAGGATTGGACTTTTGATGTTGAATCCATTCAATCTTCTAAATTTTCTTAA
- the purQ gene encoding phosphoribosylformylglycinamidine synthase subunit PurQ has translation MNLGIVVFPGSNCDRDVQWATQGCLGIKTSFIWHEQRDLSAFDAIVLPGGFSYGDYLRCGAIARFAPVLESLVEFVQRGGRVLGICNGFQVLTELGLLPGVLTRNRDLHFICKEVTLKIVSNRSTWLNSQSIDDSLVLPIAHGEGRYQCSEETFLKLQDTDSIALKYEKNPNGSLFDIAGITNTSGNVLGLMPHPERACDPSLGGVDGRKILESLLG, from the coding sequence ATGAATCTTGGGATAGTTGTCTTTCCTGGCTCTAACTGCGACAGAGATGTTCAATGGGCTACTCAAGGGTGTTTGGGGATAAAAACAAGCTTCATATGGCATGAACAAAGAGATCTAAGTGCATTCGATGCCATTGTTCTCCCGGGGGGGTTTAGTTATGGCGATTACCTTCGTTGTGGTGCAATTGCTCGGTTTGCCCCTGTCCTTGAATCTTTAGTTGAATTTGTTCAGCGCGGAGGACGTGTTTTGGGAATATGTAATGGATTCCAGGTTTTAACTGAATTGGGGCTGCTCCCAGGAGTTTTAACTCGTAATCGTGATCTTCATTTTATTTGTAAAGAAGTAACTTTAAAAATAGTGAGCAATAGAAGTACTTGGCTTAACTCTCAAAGCATTGATGACTCTTTGGTACTTCCTATCGCCCATGGAGAGGGTCGTTATCAGTGTAGTGAAGAAACATTTTTGAAACTTCAAGATACAGATTCAATTGCATTGAAGTATGAAAAAAACCCTAATGGGTCGCTCTTTGACATTGCAGGAATCACTAATACTTCAGGAAATGTTTTGGGCTTAATGCCTCATCCTGAGAGAGCCTGTGACCCAAGTTTAGGTGGAGTTGATGGAAGGAAAATACTCGAATCTTTGCTTGGATAA
- the fba gene encoding class II fructose-bisphosphate aldolase (catalyzes the reversible aldol condensation of dihydroxyacetonephosphate and glyceraldehyde 3-phosphate in the Calvin cycle, glycolysis, and/or gluconeogenesis): MALVPLRLLLDHAAENGYGIPAFNVNNLEQVQAIMEAAAETDSPVILQASRGARSYAGEIFLRHLIIAATETYPNIPVVMHQDHGNDPSTCYSAAINGFTSVMMDGSLEADAKTPASYEYNVDVTKTVVDFAHSVGVSVEGELGCLGSLETGKGEAEDGHGFEGELSKDMLLTDPAEAADFVAKTKVDALAIAIGTSHGAYKFTRKPTGEVLAISRIAEIHKALPNTHLVMHGSSSVPQEWLDMINKFGGAIPETYGVPVEEIQEGIRNGVRKVNIDTDNRLAFTAAVREAAAADPTNFDPRHFNKPARKYMKQVCLDRYQQFWCAGQASKIKQQSINYYADLYANGTLDPKTAVAA; this comes from the coding sequence ATGGCCCTTGTTCCCCTAAGGCTTCTACTAGACCATGCCGCAGAAAACGGGTATGGCATACCCGCTTTCAACGTAAACAACCTTGAACAGGTGCAAGCGATTATGGAGGCTGCTGCAGAAACAGATAGTCCTGTAATTCTTCAGGCCTCACGAGGAGCAAGAAGCTATGCAGGCGAGATTTTCCTACGCCACCTAATTATTGCCGCCACAGAGACTTATCCAAACATTCCTGTGGTGATGCATCAGGATCATGGGAATGATCCATCAACGTGCTACTCAGCAGCAATAAATGGATTTACATCCGTAATGATGGATGGCTCTCTTGAAGCTGATGCCAAGACACCAGCAAGCTATGAATACAACGTAGACGTCACCAAAACCGTTGTTGACTTCGCACACTCTGTAGGAGTGAGCGTTGAAGGCGAGCTTGGATGCCTTGGTTCATTAGAAACTGGCAAAGGCGAAGCCGAAGATGGCCATGGGTTTGAAGGTGAGCTGTCCAAAGACATGCTTCTGACTGATCCAGCTGAAGCAGCAGATTTTGTTGCCAAAACAAAGGTAGATGCTCTTGCCATTGCAATTGGTACAAGTCATGGTGCCTACAAATTCACTCGTAAGCCAACAGGAGAAGTACTAGCTATTAGCAGAATTGCAGAAATACATAAGGCACTCCCCAATACTCATTTAGTTATGCATGGATCCAGCTCAGTTCCTCAAGAATGGTTGGACATGATCAACAAATTTGGTGGGGCAATTCCTGAAACTTATGGCGTTCCTGTAGAAGAGATTCAAGAAGGAATTAGAAATGGGGTCAGAAAAGTAAATATTGATACTGACAACCGTCTTGCCTTTACCGCAGCTGTTCGGGAGGCTGCTGCTGCTGACCCCACCAACTTTGATCCAAGACACTTCAACAAACCAGCAAGAAAATATATGAAACAAGTTTGTCTTGATAGATATCAACAGTTCTGGTGCGCAGGTCAAGCAAGTAAGATCAAACAGCAAAGTATTAATTACTATGCTGATCTTTACGCAAATGGCACATTAGATCCTAAAACTGCTGTTGCTGCTTAG